In Numenius arquata unplaced genomic scaffold, bNumArq3.hap1.1 HAP1_SCAFFOLD_45, whole genome shotgun sequence, one DNA window encodes the following:
- the LOC141478859 gene encoding olfactory receptor 14A16-like, with the protein MSNSSSITQFLLLAFADKRELQLLHFGLFLGIYLAALLGNALIITAIACDHRLHTPMYFFLLNLSVLDLGSISTTVPKAMANSLFDTVAISYWGCAAQLFLFLFFIGAEYSLLTVMAYDRYVAICQPLHYGTLLGSRACVHMAAAAWGSGFLNALLHTANTFSLPLCQGNVLDQFFCEIPQILKLSCSHSYLREVVLIVVSVCLSFGCFVFIVVSYVQIFRAVLRIPSEQGRHKAFSTCLPHLAVVSLFLSTGFFAHLKPPSISSSPLDLVVSFLYSVVPPAVNPLIYSMRNQELKDTSKKLILSLISQQH; encoded by the coding sequence atgtccaacagcagctccatcacccagttcctcctcctggcatttgcagacaaacgggagctgcagctcttgcacttcgggctcttcctgggcatctacctggctgccctcctgggaaacgcactcatcatcaccgccatcgcctgtgaccaccgcctccacacccccatgtacttcttcctcctcaacctctccgttcttgacctgggatccatctccaccactgtccccaaagccatggccaattccctgtttgacaccgtggccatctcctactggggatgtgctgcacagctatttctgtttctcttcttcattggtgcagagtactcccttctcactgtcatggcctacgaccgctacgttgccatctgccaacccctgcactacgggaccctcctgggcagcagagcttgtgtccacatggcagcagctgcctggggcagtgggtttctcaatgctctcctgcacacggccaatacattttccttacccctttgccagggcaatgtcctggaccagttcttctgtgaaatcccccagatcctcaagctctcctgctcacactcctacctcagggaagttgttcttattgtggtcagtgtctgtttatcatttggttgttttgttttcattgtggtgtcctatgtgcagatcttcagggccgtgctgaggatcccctctgagcagggacggcacaaagccttttccacgtgcctccctcacctggccgtggtctccctgtttctcagcactggcttctttgcccacctgaagcccccctccatctcctcctcacccctggacttggtggtgtcatttctgtactcggtggtacctccagctgtgaaccctctcatctacagcatgaggaaccaggagctgaaagacacatcgaagaagctgattctgtcactaatctctcagcagcattaa